GGGGGTCATCCACGCCGGGGAGGTCCAGGTGATGTCGGCGGGGACCGGCATCGTCCACTCCGAGTACAACCACTCGAAGGACCGCCCCGTCCATCTGCTGCAGCTCTGGATCCTCCCCCGGAGAAAGGGACTCGCCCCCCGATGGGAGCAGCGCCAGTTCACGCCCGCGGACCGGGCCGGGAAGCTGCTGCCGGTCGTCTCGCCGGGCGACGTGCCGGGGACCCTGACCATTGACCAGGACGCGACCATTTATGTCTCCGCCCTGCGGGCGGGGCAGGAGGTGGTCCACAAGACCCGGGCCGGCCGGAGGGCCTACCTGTTCGTGATCAGCGGGAGCCTGACCGTCAACGGCACCCCGCTCGCGGCCGGCGACCAGGCGCGCATCGCCGACGAGGCGGAGCTTGTCCTCCGGGCCACGGAGCCGGCGGAGCTGATCCTGCTCGATCTTCCATAACGGGAGCCCGACATGTCGGCCTATCGGACGAAGCTCGGCCACGCCCATCTCAAGATCCGCGATCTGAAACGGTCCATGGACTTCTACAGCCGGTTCTTCGACCTCAAGGTCGTGGAGCAGGTGGGTGAGCACTACGCGTTCCTCTCCGGGGGCGCGGTGCACCACGAAATCGCGTTACAGCAGGTGGGGCCGGGGGCACCGGCCCCGCCGCCGCACGGCGTGGGGCTGTACCACGTCGCCTTCGAGGTCCCCGACCGGCGCGCCTTTGCGGTCGCCTACCGGTCGCTCACCGAGGCCGGCGTGCCGGTGGCGACGGTGGACCACCGGATCAGTTGGGCGATGTACTTCGATGACCCCGACGGCAATGGCCTGGAGATCTACTGGGATACCCGCCAGGAGCCCGGCGGCCGGCGCCTCTGGCACGGCGAGAACCTGCCCCTGCCGCCCCAGACGATCCTGGCGGGGCTCGAGGAGCCCTGAGCGCTTCCGAGGGGAGATGCGGCCGGAATGCGTTCCGCGAGAAGAGGGCGGCT
Above is a genomic segment from Candidatus Methylomirabilis sp. containing:
- a CDS encoding pirin family protein; amino-acid sequence: GVIHAGEVQVMSAGTGIVHSEYNHSKDRPVHLLQLWILPRRKGLAPRWEQRQFTPADRAGKLLPVVSPGDVPGTLTIDQDATIYVSALRAGQEVVHKTRAGRRAYLFVISGSLTVNGTPLAAGDQARIADEAELVLRATEPAELILLDLP
- a CDS encoding VOC family protein, whose translation is MSAYRTKLGHAHLKIRDLKRSMDFYSRFFDLKVVEQVGEHYAFLSGGAVHHEIALQQVGPGAPAPPPHGVGLYHVAFEVPDRRAFAVAYRSLTEAGVPVATVDHRISWAMYFDDPDGNGLEIYWDTRQEPGGRRLWHGENLPLPPQTILAGLEEP